In Desulfomonile tiedjei DSM 6799, a genomic segment contains:
- the bioB gene encoding biotin synthase BioB codes for MITQEISFYRLINSIEEKILDAKSIEQTEARKLLQIPDEFLMHLLAAADRIRIAFKGSKFDSCSLINAKSGRCSEDCAFCAQSGHHHGECDVYGLKSGEEILLAAQKAREAGASRFCTVTSGGALSAKEFDTLIQSLERVRAEVDIHLDASLGFLDNVRAERLAAAGVTRYNHNLETSRDYYGQIVTTHHFDQRVDTVRTVMHHGFSACSGGIIGMGETPDQRLDLAFTLADLGVDCVPINILNPRKGTPLYEVAQPEPLEILKTIAIFRLILPKATIKVAGGRERNLTDFQAMALRSGANGMIVGGYLTTGGRSLEDDVAMIRKAGYTMD; via the coding sequence ATGATTACTCAAGAGATATCTTTTTATAGGCTTATAAATTCCATTGAAGAGAAGATCCTTGACGCAAAAAGCATAGAGCAGACGGAAGCACGAAAGCTCCTTCAGATTCCCGACGAGTTTCTCATGCATCTCTTGGCAGCCGCGGATCGCATCAGGATCGCGTTCAAAGGCTCCAAGTTCGATTCCTGTTCGCTTATCAATGCGAAATCGGGTCGATGTAGCGAAGACTGCGCATTCTGCGCACAATCCGGGCATCATCATGGTGAATGCGATGTATACGGTCTCAAGAGCGGAGAGGAAATTCTCCTGGCCGCACAAAAAGCTCGAGAAGCCGGTGCATCTCGTTTCTGCACGGTTACCAGCGGCGGGGCTTTGTCAGCTAAGGAATTCGATACTCTTATCCAATCCTTGGAACGCGTACGCGCAGAAGTCGACATCCATTTGGACGCATCATTGGGCTTCCTGGATAATGTCAGAGCGGAAAGATTGGCAGCAGCAGGAGTGACACGGTACAACCATAATCTGGAGACCTCCCGCGATTATTATGGGCAAATCGTTACAACCCACCATTTCGACCAGCGGGTGGACACGGTTCGTACCGTGATGCACCATGGTTTTTCTGCGTGCAGTGGAGGAATCATTGGTATGGGGGAAACTCCCGACCAAAGACTGGATCTTGCTTTTACGCTCGCAGATCTCGGAGTCGACTGTGTGCCTATCAATATACTCAATCCCAGAAAAGGTACTCCTCTGTACGAGGTGGCACAGCCCGAACCGCTGGAGATCCTGAAGACCATCGCCATTTTCCGGCTGATTCTCCCCAAAGCCACCATAAAAGTGGCCGGTGGCAGAGAGCGCAACTTGACCGATTTTCAGGCAATGGCGCTCAGGTCCGGGGCAAACGGGATGATCGTCGGGGGGTATTTGACCACCGGAGGCAGAAGTCTGGAGGACGATGTCGCTATGATCCGCAAAGCGGGCTATACCATGGATTGA
- a CDS encoding IS1182 family transposase encodes MGKQIRADYEQILMFPPSVEDWVAKDHPARFIRDFVDSLDLSELGIEVPDSDTGRPPYAPDLLLKVWLFGYFNRIRSTRKLEKGCLENMGLIWLTGMNAPDHNSLWRFFKANKKSLRHLFRQSIRVALKADLIGLALHAVDGTKIQAVSSNDKARGREHLERFLESVSERLDRTIADAMTEIERAEREETGEYRLPQSMQDGLKRKQRIQEALKELDESDKKSVHPSEPEARFMKNRRTKDLSYNAQAVADQKSGLIVAADVVTDGADNGQLVPMLDKVKENLGAVAEENVADGGYFSSGQIGLAHEREYGILIGKSSGEIVSERGADEDLYHRSRFVFDQERDCFICPEGRLLPFHQRKINGKNHNEVRRYHCKDFLTCPNRWKCSKSKNGRLIDLSVYEAALERHRSKREKPENKERLKTRKKIIEPPFAWIKSALSFRRWTVAGIDNVKAQWDLICTTINLRKLYHHWVSGEVAFT; translated from the coding sequence ATGGGCAAACAGATCCGGGCCGATTACGAACAGATCTTGATGTTTCCGCCGTCAGTGGAAGACTGGGTGGCTAAGGATCACCCGGCGCGCTTTATCCGAGATTTCGTGGATTCCTTGGATCTGTCCGAGTTGGGAATCGAGGTTCCCGACAGCGATACAGGACGTCCTCCGTATGCGCCAGATCTTCTGTTGAAGGTGTGGCTTTTCGGATACTTCAATCGGATCAGGAGTACCCGTAAGCTTGAGAAGGGTTGCCTTGAGAATATGGGGCTGATTTGGCTGACGGGGATGAATGCTCCGGATCATAATTCCTTATGGCGATTCTTCAAGGCGAACAAGAAATCATTGAGGCATCTGTTCAGACAGTCGATTCGTGTTGCTCTGAAGGCCGATCTGATCGGTCTAGCTCTTCATGCCGTGGACGGGACCAAGATCCAAGCCGTCTCATCCAACGACAAGGCTCGGGGTCGTGAGCACCTGGAGAGGTTTCTGGAAAGTGTTTCGGAGAGATTGGACCGCACGATTGCCGATGCGATGACTGAGATAGAGAGAGCCGAGCGGGAAGAGACCGGTGAGTATCGCCTTCCGCAGTCCATGCAAGACGGATTGAAACGGAAACAGCGGATACAAGAGGCTCTGAAGGAGTTGGATGAATCGGACAAGAAGTCAGTTCACCCTTCGGAACCGGAAGCTCGCTTTATGAAGAATCGCCGGACCAAAGACTTGTCGTACAACGCTCAGGCGGTTGCCGACCAAAAGAGCGGCCTTATCGTGGCCGCAGATGTGGTCACGGATGGGGCCGACAACGGGCAATTGGTCCCCATGCTCGACAAGGTGAAAGAGAATCTGGGCGCTGTGGCAGAGGAAAATGTGGCGGACGGGGGATATTTTTCCTCAGGGCAGATAGGTCTGGCCCATGAGCGAGAATACGGCATTCTTATCGGGAAATCGTCAGGGGAAATTGTTTCCGAGAGAGGTGCGGATGAGGATCTCTATCACCGATCCCGGTTCGTCTTTGATCAGGAGCGTGATTGCTTCATATGCCCTGAAGGGCGCTTGTTGCCTTTTCATCAGCGGAAAATTAACGGCAAGAACCACAATGAGGTTCGCAGGTATCACTGCAAGGATTTTCTAACGTGTCCCAATCGCTGGAAATGCTCCAAGAGCAAGAACGGACGCCTCATAGACCTCAGCGTTTACGAGGCGGCCCTAGAACGACACCGCAGCAAGAGGGAAAAACCAGAGAACAAAGAGCGCCTGAAGACTCGAAAGAAGATTATCGAGCCACCGTTTGCCTGGATCAAGAGCGCATTAAGCTTTCGGCGATGGACCGTGGCCGGAATCGACAACGTAAAGGCCCAGTGGGACCTTATTTGCACGACCATAAATCTCAGGAAGCTCTACCACCATTGGGTATCCGGCGAGGTGGCATTCACGTAA
- a CDS encoding type IV pilus twitching motility protein PilT, which translates to MDLDECLRKAIESGASDIHLKVPLPPVTRINGVLAPMRGEDRLSPDEVRRIALSIMNERQREIFTKTKELDMAYSVSKLARFRVNVFSQRDSIAMVFRTIPSEPPMLKDLSLPPVIEKIAMEHRGLVLVTGTTGSGKSTTLAAMINHINSFRNCHLITIEDPIEFLHRDRKSIINQREVGQDTLSFQSALRAALREDPDVILVGEMRDLETIEIAMLAAETGHLVFSTLHTLDATETINRIISAFPIEHQGSIRLQLAGILKGVISQRLLSKADGKGRVPAVEVLVSTARIRECIGDERRIREIRDAIAEGHISYGMQTFDQSLMQLYKKNLVTYETALGAASNPDDFALFVRGISGTSEGKWDMSA; encoded by the coding sequence ATGGATCTTGATGAATGTCTGAGAAAAGCAATTGAAAGCGGAGCTTCCGATATCCACTTGAAAGTTCCTCTTCCGCCGGTAACCCGGATCAACGGCGTACTCGCACCCATGAGAGGTGAGGACAGGCTCAGTCCTGATGAAGTTCGTCGAATCGCTCTGTCCATTATGAACGAGCGCCAACGCGAAATCTTCACCAAGACGAAAGAGTTGGACATGGCTTACAGTGTTTCAAAACTGGCCAGGTTCAGGGTAAACGTGTTCTCCCAGCGGGATTCCATTGCCATGGTGTTCAGGACGATTCCCTCTGAACCTCCCATGCTGAAAGATCTCAGTCTTCCGCCGGTCATCGAGAAAATTGCAATGGAACACAGGGGCTTAGTCCTCGTCACCGGAACAACCGGTTCAGGAAAATCGACAACCCTCGCTGCAATGATCAACCACATCAACTCATTCAGGAACTGTCATCTTATAACGATCGAAGATCCGATAGAATTCCTTCACAGAGACCGCAAAAGCATTATCAATCAACGCGAGGTCGGTCAGGATACGCTTTCGTTCCAGAGCGCATTGAGGGCTGCATTGCGTGAAGATCCCGACGTCATCCTCGTGGGCGAAATGCGGGATCTCGAGACAATCGAAATAGCCATGTTGGCGGCAGAGACCGGGCATCTTGTCTTCAGCACCCTGCATACTCTGGATGCGACCGAAACCATCAACCGAATCATCTCTGCATTCCCTATCGAGCACCAGGGTTCGATCCGGCTTCAGTTAGCAGGCATTCTCAAAGGGGTTATATCCCAGCGCCTTCTCTCAAAGGCGGATGGAAAAGGCCGTGTACCTGCCGTTGAAGTCCTGGTATCTACAGCCCGCATTCGGGAGTGCATCGGAGACGAGCGCAGAATCAGAGAAATTCGAGATGCAATTGCCGAAGGTCACATCAGTTACGGAATGCAAACCTTCGATCAATCGCTCATGCAATTGTACAAGAAGAATCTGGTCACGTACGAGACGGCTCTCGGCGCAGCCAGTAACCCGGACGATTTTGCCCTATTCGTAAGAGGTATCAGCGGCACGTCAGAAGGCAAATGGGATATGAGCGCTTAA
- a CDS encoding Hsp20/alpha crystallin family protein: MVGIQKRAAREPATHFGFFADAAFATPAADIFETADHLTIFIDIPGVSPENVDLDFQDDILSIWARKDKIEDSGEFLLHEYDSGDYFRNFCIGFEIDTERARASLGDGVLMIVLPKFTEGSRKVIPVGDE; this comes from the coding sequence ATGGTAGGAATACAGAAAAGAGCGGCGCGGGAACCCGCAACTCACTTCGGATTCTTTGCGGATGCGGCGTTCGCGACTCCAGCCGCGGATATATTCGAGACAGCGGATCATCTGACGATCTTCATCGATATTCCCGGGGTGAGTCCTGAAAATGTCGATTTGGATTTCCAGGATGACATTCTCTCCATTTGGGCACGCAAAGACAAAATTGAGGATTCCGGGGAATTCTTGCTGCACGAGTATGATTCGGGCGACTACTTCAGGAATTTCTGCATTGGCTTTGAAATCGATACCGAGAGGGCCAGGGCATCGTTAGGTGACGGAGTGCTCATGATCGTGCTGCCGAAATTTACGGAAGGTTCGAGAAAAGTCATACCTGTGGGAGACGAATAA
- the gcvH gene encoding glycine cleavage system protein GcvH: protein MNFPSDRLYSEYHLWVKMEKDQAFIGITDYAKEELGDVDYIELPEPDETVLKDKPIGIFETSKAVTDIIAPLSGIVVEKNVALLESPEILSDDPYGDGWLIILEPSNPEELDELMKAADYAKLVAGEADE, encoded by the coding sequence ATGAATTTTCCCTCGGATCGTTTGTATTCGGAATATCACCTGTGGGTGAAGATGGAGAAAGACCAAGCTTTCATAGGCATCACGGACTACGCCAAAGAAGAGTTGGGAGACGTCGATTACATCGAACTCCCCGAGCCCGATGAAACTGTGCTCAAGGACAAACCTATAGGCATATTCGAGACAAGCAAGGCTGTCACGGATATTATTGCGCCTCTATCGGGAATCGTGGTGGAGAAGAATGTTGCGCTTCTGGAGTCACCGGAAATATTATCGGACGATCCCTATGGGGACGGATGGCTTATTATTCTGGAACCATCCAATCCCGAGGAACTGGATGAGCTGATGAAAGCCGCCGATTATGCCAAATTGGTGGCAGGTGAAGCAGACGAATAA
- the recA gene encoding recombinase RecA, with amino-acid sequence MAKPKKGKDLIEGNLPENEKARAVEVAVSQIERQFGRGAIMKLGSGGVIPNVQAISTGSLGLDVAIGIGGIPKGRVTEIFGPESSGKTTLCLHVIAEAQRLGGFAAFVDAEHALDIGYAKKLGVNTDELLVSQPDTGEQALDITEILVRSGAMDVVVIDSVAALVPRAEIEGDMGDSHMGLQARLMSQALRKLTAAIARSHTAVIFTNQIRQKIGIMFGNPETTTGGNALKFFASLRLDIRRVAGIKEGENVIGSRTRVKVVKNKLSPPFNQVEFDIMYNEGISIAGEVIDMGVDLGIVDKSGAWYSYGDERIGQGRENAKQFMRDNPETMETIKSRILEHKGIAMQGKSDDSNENLLHEAGDYDGS; translated from the coding sequence ATGGCGAAGCCTAAGAAAGGCAAAGACTTAATCGAAGGTAATCTGCCCGAGAACGAAAAAGCGCGGGCTGTCGAAGTTGCGGTCTCGCAGATTGAAAGGCAATTCGGCAGAGGCGCTATTATGAAACTGGGGAGCGGTGGTGTCATCCCCAATGTCCAGGCGATTTCTACAGGCTCTCTCGGACTGGACGTGGCCATCGGGATTGGTGGCATCCCAAAAGGGAGGGTCACGGAAATTTTCGGGCCGGAATCTTCCGGAAAAACTACCTTATGCCTTCATGTGATTGCTGAAGCCCAGAGGTTGGGCGGTTTCGCCGCATTCGTGGACGCCGAACATGCACTCGATATCGGGTACGCGAAAAAACTCGGCGTCAATACCGATGAATTACTGGTCTCGCAGCCTGATACGGGCGAACAAGCTCTCGATATCACAGAAATCCTGGTAAGATCGGGTGCAATGGACGTTGTGGTCATAGATTCCGTAGCTGCTCTCGTACCCCGAGCTGAGATCGAAGGCGATATGGGTGATTCCCATATGGGGCTGCAGGCGAGACTCATGTCTCAGGCCCTGAGAAAATTGACCGCTGCGATAGCCCGATCTCACACAGCCGTGATATTCACCAACCAGATCAGGCAGAAGATTGGAATCATGTTCGGTAATCCGGAGACCACCACCGGCGGTAATGCACTCAAATTTTTCGCATCCTTGCGACTGGATATCCGCAGAGTGGCGGGAATCAAAGAGGGCGAAAACGTCATTGGGTCCCGGACCAGAGTGAAGGTGGTAAAGAACAAGTTGAGCCCTCCCTTCAATCAGGTGGAATTCGATATCATGTACAATGAGGGCATTTCCATAGCCGGTGAAGTAATCGATATGGGAGTGGACCTGGGAATTGTCGACAAGTCCGGTGCATGGTATTCGTACGGTGATGAGCGTATAGGGCAAGGCAGAGAAAACGCAAAGCAATTCATGCGAGATAATCCGGAAACAATGGAGACGATTAAGTCCAGGATTCTGGAACATAAAGGGATTGCAATGCAAGGCAAGTCCGACGACTCAAACGAAAATCTCCTGCATGAGGCCGGTGACTACGATGGATCTTGA
- a CDS encoding tetratricopeptide repeat protein, with protein MKSDNSVLHGLRNERGSAAYSFLGFAIVAVCIIAVIFVFPWNQIGGESPKDANYLSGMDALKQKQYNEAIAYFDKSIQANPNGAAFLGKAKADMALGNIDKALQDATAAIEKNAGAEAYGQRGVIYKIQDKTDQALKDFNEAIKKDSRYAWALAQRADLFNKQKNYEKALDDANRAVSAKKDFVEAYRLRGSILTRMGKCKEASADFIAVQKMKPDDPAAIQDTAWFLLTCPDEKLQDSAKAMELAKKAVDMSGGMNSAAQETLAEAYFRQGDALKAVEHQKKAIELGSQNCPDGSCVKDMQQRLQKYELAGRQEIRTGYEILPLNSSL; from the coding sequence ATGAAGTCGGACAATTCTGTTTTGCATGGCCTCAGAAACGAGAGAGGTTCCGCAGCGTACTCCTTTCTCGGATTTGCGATTGTCGCTGTCTGCATTATTGCAGTAATCTTTGTCTTCCCCTGGAACCAGATAGGTGGTGAAAGCCCTAAAGATGCAAACTATCTTTCCGGAATGGATGCCCTGAAGCAAAAGCAGTACAATGAAGCAATCGCTTACTTTGATAAATCAATCCAGGCGAATCCCAACGGAGCGGCTTTCCTGGGTAAGGCAAAGGCAGACATGGCACTCGGCAATATCGATAAAGCACTTCAGGACGCAACTGCCGCCATAGAGAAGAATGCCGGCGCCGAGGCGTACGGGCAGCGGGGTGTCATTTACAAGATCCAGGATAAGACGGATCAAGCTCTCAAGGATTTCAACGAAGCCATCAAAAAAGACAGTAGATACGCTTGGGCCTTGGCGCAGAGAGCAGACCTCTTCAATAAGCAGAAGAATTATGAAAAAGCTCTCGATGATGCGAATAGAGCCGTGTCGGCCAAAAAGGACTTCGTAGAAGCATATAGACTGAGAGGATCGATTCTGACCCGTATGGGTAAGTGCAAGGAAGCTTCTGCTGATTTTATCGCCGTTCAGAAGATGAAACCGGATGATCCTGCAGCTATTCAGGATACCGCTTGGTTCCTGCTCACCTGTCCCGACGAGAAACTCCAGGACTCCGCCAAAGCAATGGAACTTGCAAAGAAAGCCGTTGACATGAGCGGCGGGATGAACAGCGCCGCCCAGGAGACATTGGCCGAGGCGTATTTCCGTCAAGGCGATGCTTTGAAAGCAGTCGAGCACCAGAAAAAAGCTATAGAGCTTGGATCGCAGAATTGTCCTGACGGCTCATGTGTGAAGGATATGCAACAGAGATTGCAGAAGTATGAACTCGCAGGAAGACAGGAAATCAGAACCGGGTACGAAATATTGCCGTTGAACAGCAGTCTCTAG
- a CDS encoding enoyl-CoA hydratase/isomerase family protein, which yields MFDTVRATICGDIATVVFNRPKAFNAFDLDTITIMMDHLINLAADDTVRGIVISGEGNSFSCGGDLKWVASWPQDYASAFHNLAARYHQCILEIRRMSKPVIAAINGIAAGGGFSLALACDFRIMARSAVLKQSYTSNGLSIDGGGTFVLPRLVGLARALEIAAMDEPISAEQALNWGLVTRVVDDGKALEEAITFAEELSRKPLHSFAWSKKLLTDSFRNSLEEHLEQERTGLRSCAAHPDGKEGISAFIEKRKPMFNREAQ from the coding sequence ATGTTCGATACTGTCAGAGCAACAATTTGCGGCGATATAGCCACCGTGGTGTTCAACAGACCCAAGGCGTTCAACGCGTTCGATCTGGACACCATAACAATTATGATGGATCACCTTATCAATCTCGCTGCGGACGATACAGTCCGCGGAATCGTTATATCCGGAGAAGGAAACTCTTTCAGTTGCGGCGGCGATCTCAAATGGGTGGCAAGTTGGCCTCAGGATTATGCCTCAGCTTTTCATAATCTTGCAGCCAGGTACCACCAGTGCATACTCGAGATTCGGCGCATGTCAAAACCGGTAATCGCCGCAATTAACGGGATAGCGGCAGGCGGCGGTTTTTCATTAGCATTAGCGTGCGATTTCAGAATCATGGCCAGATCGGCCGTACTGAAACAGTCATATACGAGTAACGGTCTCTCCATAGACGGTGGAGGGACATTTGTGTTGCCCAGACTCGTCGGTTTGGCCAGGGCTCTCGAAATTGCAGCGATGGATGAACCTATTTCTGCGGAACAGGCACTGAACTGGGGCCTTGTCACCCGCGTGGTTGACGACGGTAAAGCACTGGAAGAAGCAATCACGTTTGCAGAAGAGCTCAGCCGAAAACCATTGCACTCATTTGCATGGTCAAAAAAGCTGCTGACGGATTCATTCCGTAACTCTCTTGAGGAGCACCTTGAACAGGAGCGAACCGGACTTCGATCCTGCGCAGCTCATCCCGACGGCAAAGAAGGGATATCTGCATTCATCGAGAAGAGAAAACCGATGTTCAATCGAGAAGCCCAGTAG
- a CDS encoding energy transducer TonB: protein MKKSRPGCAIRKIDSPEDWCDETLNSRNSSESSGISGAGGDKLMEPVRSESIDPFASDSEDVDDTYDIPQISRDNLERVDSFGADRILKYCVIVSLLLHVGVFAGVPRLMEMNRSKPLLNPGEKVTRVRLVEPQEEKKPEPPPENASAISDRDHTAVKERLPKAPPSQEQPIGRIEQQQKKMASLMPPQAPEDFNRQPEEKRQPEEKKEPKQKTGARKPPEQHDIRPRKKENSQKSPIDLRPTPQDIAKGFSAAGSREFFPDGDVEEAIVDINTREDRFFSYLMHLKRKIQGVWTYPPAAAKSGIGGTLTVEFSIAKTGELLEVNLLDSSGHTILDENAMRAIKAAAPYFPFPERMKAQRLRVRANFVYVTSNFFKNIM, encoded by the coding sequence ATGAAGAAAAGCAGACCGGGATGTGCTATAAGAAAAATCGATTCGCCTGAAGATTGGTGCGATGAGACTTTGAACAGTCGCAATAGTTCGGAAAGCAGCGGAATTTCTGGTGCAGGTGGTGACAAGTTGATGGAACCCGTTCGCAGCGAATCGATCGATCCTTTCGCTTCGGATTCGGAGGACGTCGACGATACGTACGATATCCCCCAAATCTCAAGAGATAATCTTGAGCGAGTGGACTCCTTCGGTGCAGACCGGATCCTGAAATACTGCGTTATTGTGTCACTGCTGCTCCACGTAGGAGTGTTTGCGGGAGTCCCCAGATTAATGGAGATGAACCGCTCCAAACCGCTTCTCAATCCCGGGGAAAAGGTTACCCGGGTGCGTCTCGTGGAACCGCAAGAAGAGAAGAAGCCCGAACCGCCCCCGGAGAATGCTTCTGCAATTTCCGATCGGGATCACACTGCCGTCAAAGAACGCTTGCCCAAAGCGCCGCCTTCCCAGGAACAGCCCATCGGCAGAATCGAGCAGCAGCAAAAAAAAATGGCGTCTTTAATGCCGCCCCAGGCACCTGAGGACTTTAATCGCCAACCCGAAGAAAAGCGCCAGCCTGAAGAAAAGAAAGAACCCAAGCAAAAAACGGGAGCTCGAAAACCACCCGAGCAACATGATATTCGGCCCAGAAAGAAAGAAAACTCTCAGAAATCTCCAATAGATCTAAGGCCCACTCCTCAGGATATAGCCAAAGGATTTTCCGCAGCCGGTTCCCGCGAATTTTTTCCCGACGGAGACGTTGAGGAAGCCATTGTAGATATTAATACGAGAGAAGACCGATTCTTCTCGTACCTGATGCACTTAAAAAGAAAGATCCAGGGAGTCTGGACTTATCCACCTGCTGCAGCCAAGTCGGGAATCGGCGGAACGCTGACTGTGGAGTTTTCCATCGCCAAGACCGGTGAATTGCTGGAAGTAAATTTGCTCGATTCGTCCGGGCACACGATTCTCGACGAAAATGCCATGAGAGCCATCAAAGCCGCAGCACCGTACTTTCCTTTTCCCGAACGGATGAAAGCCCAACGTCTCCGTGTTCGTGCCAATTTCGTGTACGTAACCAGTAATTTTTTCAAGAATATCATGTAG
- a CDS encoding HAD family hydrolase translates to MKKQNLYEIAYVVLDFGGVIAEEGFKDGLYAIAKQAGLPPEDFFGLAARLIYDCGYVKGKFAEHDYWALLREKTGIQGTDEALRREILERFILRSWVLDAVRKLRKSGLTVAVLSDQTQWLDELDAQHRFFREFDVVFNSYHLGMTKKDPAIFDFVASHFSAEPSKFLFVDDNPGNVQMAISRGFNAFVFTDKKGFINSLGEFGLTLD, encoded by the coding sequence ATGAAGAAACAGAATTTATATGAGATAGCATATGTTGTGTTGGATTTCGGAGGAGTTATCGCCGAAGAAGGCTTCAAAGATGGATTGTATGCAATTGCGAAACAGGCCGGGCTTCCGCCCGAAGACTTTTTCGGGCTGGCTGCCCGCCTCATCTATGATTGCGGTTACGTGAAAGGAAAATTCGCCGAGCACGACTACTGGGCGTTGCTCCGAGAGAAAACAGGTATACAGGGAACAGACGAAGCGCTGCGTCGTGAAATACTCGAGAGGTTCATCTTGAGGTCCTGGGTGTTGGACGCAGTCAGGAAATTAAGGAAATCGGGATTGACAGTTGCCGTGCTAAGCGATCAAACACAATGGCTGGACGAATTGGATGCGCAGCATCGTTTTTTCCGGGAATTCGACGTAGTCTTCAACTCTTACCATCTGGGCATGACGAAAAAAGATCCTGCGATTTTCGACTTTGTCGCGTCACATTTCTCGGCAGAGCCTTCCAAGTTTCTGTTTGTGGACGACAACCCGGGTAACGTGCAGATGGCTATTTCCCGAGGATTCAACGCATTCGTTTTCACGGATAAGAAAGGGTTCATCAATAGTCTCGGCGAGTTCGGTTTGACGCTGGATTGA
- a CDS encoding DUF1848 domain-containing protein yields MHVVSASRRTDIPAFHSRWFMERVREGNAVVRAPFGGKLFNVSLVPADVIAIVFWTKNADPLLQCLDELIERGYCFTFLYTINNYPAFLEPNVPSLTHTMRVVENLAKIRTTSIVRWRYDTIVMSDQLSRAWHLDNFRELCRLLAPHSRECIFSFCDYYKKTIRNMDRSVPGYRNPHTEECIELSTDLAEIAREWGIEMKSCAHDFLVSGNITKAKCIDPAHLASIIESDTKLSALQNLKKTPTREDCGCIASKDIGAYDTCGHGCAYCYANANPERALYNLNRIRHDYPCLDPNISERLGPAAITSASIRA; encoded by the coding sequence ATGCATGTGGTTTCCGCATCCAGACGCACCGACATTCCTGCATTTCATTCTCGATGGTTTATGGAACGTGTTCGAGAAGGGAACGCAGTGGTCCGTGCCCCTTTCGGTGGAAAGCTGTTCAACGTCTCACTTGTTCCTGCAGATGTAATTGCTATTGTTTTCTGGACCAAGAATGCCGATCCGTTGTTGCAATGTTTAGACGAACTGATAGAGCGGGGATACTGCTTTACTTTTTTGTATACTATAAACAATTATCCGGCTTTCCTGGAACCAAACGTACCCTCTCTGACTCATACAATGAGAGTAGTTGAAAATCTCGCTAAAATACGAACTACTTCAATCGTGAGATGGCGATACGATACTATAGTCATGAGTGATCAACTAAGTCGTGCATGGCATCTTGACAATTTTCGAGAACTCTGTCGACTTCTTGCGCCTCATTCCAGGGAGTGTATTTTCAGTTTCTGTGATTATTACAAGAAGACCATCAGAAATATGGATCGATCTGTTCCCGGATATCGCAATCCGCATACCGAGGAATGTATCGAACTGAGTACGGACTTAGCTGAAATTGCACGAGAATGGGGCATAGAGATGAAATCGTGCGCTCACGATTTCCTGGTCAGCGGCAATATTACGAAAGCGAAATGTATCGATCCCGCACATCTCGCGAGCATCATCGAATCGGATACGAAACTGTCGGCGCTGCAGAACCTGAAGAAGACGCCCACGAGAGAGGATTGCGGGTGCATCGCTTCCAAAGATATCGGTGCATACGATACGTGCGGTCATGGATGTGCATACTGTTACGCGAATGCAAATCCGGAGCGTGCTTTGTATAACCTTAATCGCATCAGGCATGATTATCCCTGCCTCGATCCGAATATCTCCGAACGATTGGGACCTGCAGCAATCACCTCGGCTTCGATTCGTGCTTGA